From one Thermatribacter velox genomic stretch:
- a CDS encoding sugar-binding transcriptional regulator, whose translation MKISELSLEEVELITRVAWLHYMEGLTQREIAQQLSLSQPKVARLLDKAQKIGIVRFAIESPFGNCLRVEREICKRFSLQDAMVVPCLPQNDVFEVLGKAGAWYLERVLRDGDLVGIAWGRTLKQVALSVKNAKVKNLKFVTLVGGLTASASLNPYTIGERLASIFDGECYYLYAPAVVENKEIRDFYLNERINQKTLELARKAKWSLVGIGAVDARHSIYALTGFIEYQELELLRQRGAVGDIVGQFYDRNGQILDTPLHDRTVALPLSDLRSMQNVIGIAGGLNKVPAILGALRGGFVKILITDERTAWEILNAS comes from the coding sequence ATGAAAATCAGCGAGCTTTCTTTGGAAGAAGTGGAATTGATTACCCGAGTGGCCTGGTTGCATTATATGGAAGGCCTTACTCAACGTGAGATTGCTCAACAGCTAAGCCTTTCCCAGCCCAAGGTTGCTCGCTTGCTCGACAAAGCCCAGAAGATAGGCATTGTGCGCTTTGCCATCGAATCTCCTTTTGGGAATTGTTTGCGTGTGGAAAGGGAAATATGCAAGCGCTTCTCTTTGCAGGATGCAATGGTGGTTCCCTGTCTTCCTCAAAATGACGTCTTTGAAGTTCTGGGTAAGGCGGGAGCTTGGTACTTGGAGCGGGTGCTCCGTGATGGTGACCTGGTGGGCATTGCCTGGGGAAGAACCTTAAAGCAGGTTGCTCTTTCTGTGAAAAATGCCAAAGTGAAGAACCTTAAGTTTGTCACCCTGGTAGGTGGACTTACGGCTTCTGCTTCCCTCAATCCCTACACCATTGGTGAACGTCTGGCTTCCATTTTTGATGGAGAATGCTATTACCTCTATGCACCGGCAGTGGTGGAAAACAAGGAGATACGGGACTTTTACCTCAACGAGCGCATCAACCAAAAAACCCTGGAGCTTGCTCGAAAAGCGAAATGGTCTTTAGTAGGCATTGGGGCAGTGGATGCCCGCCATTCTATTTACGCCCTTACCGGGTTTATTGAGTATCAGGAATTGGAGCTTCTGCGTCAGCGAGGTGCAGTGGGCGATATCGTGGGTCAGTTCTACGACCGGAATGGCCAAATTCTGGACACTCCCTTGCATGATCGTACTGTAGCTTTGCCTCTTTCTGACCTCCGTTCCATGCAGAATGTGATTGGGATAGCTGGAGGACTGAACAAAGTGCCCGCCATTCTGGGGGCTTTAAGGGGGGGTTTCGTGAAAATATTGATTACTGATGAGCGCACTGCTTGGGAGATTTTGAACGCTTCCTGA
- a CDS encoding ComF family protein, with product MEESNIKRIDFVTWRHRKSSLWEGLLDFLFPQHCVVCGHYVPEGGFPLCNSCLERVKLLGDSICSVCGRPLDSTQSRICRYCRHKSFSFACARSVALYETPLKECIHAFKYRGITTLLPFLGNLMLEYLERNPFLRKVDGIVAVPLHRSRLRERGFNQSLLLARYVAEGFNLPVLSGVRRVKSTLPQVGLSHKEREKNLKNAFCVVRPHDLVDKEILIVDDVFTSGATVESLARTLLKAGSKRVMVLTCATSSLT from the coding sequence TTGGAGGAGTCAAACATAAAGCGCATTGATTTTGTAACCTGGAGACACCGAAAAAGCTCTCTTTGGGAAGGTTTGCTCGATTTTCTGTTTCCACAGCACTGCGTGGTCTGCGGGCATTATGTTCCCGAAGGAGGATTCCCACTCTGTAATTCCTGTTTAGAGAGAGTTAAGTTGCTTGGGGATTCCATATGCAGTGTTTGCGGGCGACCCCTGGATAGCACCCAGAGTCGAATATGCCGGTACTGCCGCCATAAAAGTTTTTCTTTTGCCTGCGCCCGTTCGGTGGCCCTATACGAAACTCCTCTCAAAGAGTGCATTCACGCTTTTAAGTATCGAGGCATTACCACCCTGCTTCCTTTTCTGGGAAACCTTATGCTGGAATATCTCGAGCGCAACCCTTTTTTACGGAAAGTAGATGGAATCGTGGCTGTTCCACTGCACAGAAGCCGTTTACGAGAGCGAGGCTTTAATCAGTCTCTGTTGCTTGCTCGCTACGTGGCAGAGGGGTTTAACCTACCAGTTCTCTCTGGCGTGCGGCGAGTGAAATCTACCCTGCCTCAGGTTGGCCTTTCCCACAAAGAGCGGGAGAAAAATCTCAAGAACGCCTTTTGCGTGGTGCGTCCCCACGACCTGGTTGATAAGGAGATTTTGATTGTCGATGATGTGTTTACATCAGGAGCCACGGTGGAGAGCCTGGCGAGAACTCTTTTGAAAGCGGGAAGCAAAAGAGTGATGGTTTTAACCTGTGCTACTTCTTCGCTCACCTGA
- the mutM gene encoding bifunctional DNA-formamidopyrimidine glycosylase/DNA-(apurinic or apyrimidinic site) lyase, whose protein sequence is MPELPEVEVVRRELLQWVKGREILGVESLDPKFVLPSERVEKKVIQDVLRKGKFLFFQLDDGNWILSHLGMTGRFVFSQQKITSPYLRFVFCFHGNWLFYLDTRRFGRLQYLTSQEQKVFWEKIGIDPLSSEFTLENFLKLFEGKKTQVKSFLMDQHYVAGLGNIYVNEILFRSGIHPRTPVSTLSTSQKERLFVTILEVLKKAIALQGTTIRDFSHGEGEEGGFQEFLLVYGKANCPVCGREIKREKIQSRSTFFCSFCQRTQCD, encoded by the coding sequence ATGCCTGAGCTTCCTGAGGTTGAAGTTGTACGCAGAGAGCTTTTGCAATGGGTCAAAGGCAGGGAAATACTGGGTGTTGAGAGCCTGGATCCTAAGTTTGTTTTACCCTCGGAAAGAGTTGAAAAGAAAGTGATCCAGGATGTTTTGCGCAAGGGAAAATTTCTCTTTTTTCAGCTTGACGATGGTAACTGGATTCTTTCTCACCTGGGAATGACTGGTCGCTTTGTATTTTCTCAGCAAAAGATTACCTCACCCTATCTTAGGTTTGTTTTTTGCTTTCACGGGAACTGGCTTTTCTACCTGGATACCAGAAGATTTGGTCGCCTGCAATACTTGACTTCTCAGGAACAGAAAGTTTTCTGGGAAAAGATAGGTATAGACCCTCTTTCTTCCGAATTTACTCTGGAGAACTTCTTGAAGCTCTTTGAAGGCAAGAAGACTCAGGTCAAAAGTTTTCTTATGGACCAGCATTATGTGGCGGGTCTGGGCAATATATATGTGAACGAGATTCTTTTTCGGTCCGGGATTCACCCTCGAACTCCGGTGTCGACGCTTTCTACAAGTCAAAAAGAAAGACTTTTTGTAACCATCCTTGAGGTTCTAAAAAAGGCTATAGCACTTCAGGGTACCACCATTCGGGATTTCAGCCATGGTGAGGGTGAAGAGGGTGGATTTCAGGAGTTTCTACTGGTTTACGGGAAGGCCAACTGTCCTGTTTGTGGTCGGGAAATAAAACGGGAGAAAATCCAATCCCGAAGCACTTTTTTCTGTTCTTTTTGCCAGAGAACTCAGTGTGACTGA
- a CDS encoding ABC transporter ATP-binding protein produces the protein MIQTIDLCKEYDGFKAVDNLNLQVEKGDIYGFLGPNGAGKTTTIMMLLGIIPPTSGKIYLLGEELKEGNIDVKRRIGVVSENQYFYKEMTAQEYLEFFAELYEVPNAQKRIDTLMEAVGLQGDKNKKLGAYSKGMQQKLAFVRALLHDPELLILDEPVANLDPTSIKQIRDLIEEENRAGRTVFISSHLLSEVEKLCKKVAIINKGKLLAEDTMDNIKRKLSDAMHLQVELDREATELQPVLQSFPWVRSVSIENNRLEIALSTDRDYRLELSKTIFEKGFFILSMTLKEMSLEEAFITITQHNISLLTRGEAQQ, from the coding sequence ATGATCCAGACCATTGACCTCTGTAAAGAATATGACGGCTTCAAAGCGGTGGATAATCTTAACTTACAGGTAGAAAAAGGCGACATCTATGGTTTTTTAGGACCCAACGGAGCAGGTAAGACTACCACCATCATGATGCTTTTGGGCATTATTCCACCCACAAGCGGCAAAATTTACCTTCTTGGTGAAGAATTAAAAGAGGGCAACATCGATGTTAAAAGACGCATCGGCGTGGTTTCTGAAAACCAGTACTTTTACAAGGAAATGACTGCCCAGGAATACCTTGAGTTTTTTGCAGAGCTTTACGAAGTACCCAACGCCCAGAAAAGAATAGACACCCTCATGGAAGCGGTGGGATTGCAGGGTGACAAAAACAAAAAGCTGGGAGCGTATTCCAAAGGTATGCAGCAAAAGCTTGCCTTTGTCAGAGCCCTGCTCCACGATCCAGAACTTTTAATCCTTGATGAACCGGTAGCCAACCTGGACCCCACCAGTATCAAGCAAATTCGAGACCTTATTGAGGAAGAAAATCGGGCGGGAAGGACTGTTTTCATCTCTTCCCATCTTCTTTCTGAAGTGGAGAAGCTCTGCAAAAAGGTGGCTATCATCAACAAGGGGAAACTCCTTGCCGAAGACACCATGGACAATATAAAAAGAAAACTTTCTGACGCCATGCACCTTCAAGTAGAACTCGACAGGGAAGCTACCGAATTGCAACCAGTTCTTCAGTCTTTCCCTTGGGTACGCTCGGTATCCATAGAAAACAATCGCTTAGAAATTGCGCTTAGCACAGACCGCGATTACCGACTTGAGCTTTCCAAAACTATTTTTGAGAAAGGATTTTTCATCCTATCCATGACTCTTAAAGAAATGAGTCTCGAAGAAGCCTTCATCACCATAACTCAGCACAACATATCACTCCTTACCCGAGGGGAGGCACAGCAATGA
- a CDS encoding carboxypeptidase-like regulatory domain-containing protein — MKGKKRRLVLLATIGGLVAVLLIASYFSLRVNYGILEGTVIDEYSKDYVPRLRITIAGKTNLIFRDTYYSFTKLPPGKHVLKAESPYYFPISQEVVIKRGKNRLDLVMKGKEIPDLAGIICFSDPVERGVQIEVRYKDSKGIGISEFPGMPINLEVKLYVREGDEDNYSRGRLIYEGPVELFWDSKAYLAKNKGIIPWDKLSIDPEKEKYGIMELVLHTPQGDFEDVIEDVQLFREEE, encoded by the coding sequence ATGAAAGGGAAAAAAAGAAGACTTGTTCTTTTAGCCACCATTGGAGGCTTGGTCGCTGTCCTGCTGATTGCTTCCTACTTCTCGCTCCGAGTCAACTACGGCATACTGGAAGGTACAGTTATCGATGAGTACTCCAAAGATTACGTGCCCCGATTACGAATCACCATCGCCGGAAAAACCAATCTCATCTTCCGAGACACCTATTACAGCTTCACCAAACTTCCTCCCGGAAAACACGTGCTAAAAGCTGAATCACCGTACTACTTCCCCATTTCTCAGGAAGTAGTGATTAAGCGGGGTAAAAATCGGCTGGACCTGGTCATGAAGGGCAAAGAAATCCCCGACCTGGCTGGAATTATTTGTTTCTCAGACCCGGTGGAACGAGGTGTTCAAATTGAAGTGCGTTACAAAGATTCCAAGGGGATAGGCATATCCGAATTCCCTGGTATGCCCATAAATCTTGAGGTTAAGCTGTATGTGCGAGAAGGCGATGAAGATAACTACAGCCGGGGAAGACTTATTTACGAAGGCCCAGTTGAGCTTTTCTGGGATTCTAAAGCATATTTGGCTAAAAACAAAGGTATTATCCCCTGGGACAAACTATCCATCGACCCTGAAAAGGAAAAATACGGCATCATGGAGCTGGTTCTTCATACACCCCAGGGAGATTTTGAAGACGTCATCGAAGACGTGCAGCTCTTTAGGGAGGAGGAATAA
- a CDS encoding ABC transporter permease subunit produces MSRRGKVVRVLFKRDLLYTLYSFGYYAMLFVSFFASSFILKNFLTSINEEDILVSAYPLNYPLYITIIIISLYLVIVSAISISREREQGTLEVLFYGPVTAGSFLASKFLKDLFLGIISLGFTACYFYLVSAFTNLGFTTGLIKALIMGIFLIACVVSFGLFISSLTGRIRSSVLALVAILGAFLAVQLAYNTLLGFEKEALSVPMLYLRQTLHFVFRAINWISPFAFLSRGLDSIVLESTALYLQNIIYCVIYSIIFLILSIYSMKKRGVKA; encoded by the coding sequence ATGTCTCGAAGGGGAAAAGTGGTAAGAGTCCTTTTCAAAAGAGACCTTTTGTATACTCTCTATAGCTTCGGCTACTATGCAATGCTCTTTGTCTCCTTCTTTGCTTCTTCGTTCATTCTCAAAAATTTCTTGACCAGCATCAACGAAGAAGACATACTGGTTTCTGCTTACCCTCTTAACTATCCTCTCTACATCACCATAATCATTATTTCTCTGTACCTGGTCATCGTATCGGCTATTTCCATTTCCAGAGAAAGAGAACAGGGAACACTTGAGGTGCTTTTTTACGGACCGGTTACTGCAGGAAGCTTTCTGGCCAGTAAATTTCTGAAAGACCTGTTCCTGGGAATCATTTCACTGGGTTTTACCGCCTGTTACTTCTATCTGGTCAGTGCTTTCACCAACCTGGGTTTTACCACAGGGCTCATTAAAGCCCTGATTATGGGCATATTTCTCATTGCCTGTGTAGTAAGTTTTGGCCTGTTTATCTCCTCCCTCACCGGCCGTATCAGAAGCTCGGTGCTGGCGCTGGTTGCCATTTTGGGAGCCTTTCTGGCCGTACAGCTTGCCTATAACACACTGCTTGGTTTTGAGAAAGAAGCACTCTCTGTCCCCATGCTTTACCTCCGACAAACACTGCACTTTGTCTTTAGAGCCATTAACTGGATATCGCCATTTGCTTTCTTGAGCCGGGGTTTGGATTCCATTGTTCTGGAAAGCACGGCTCTGTACCTTCAGAACATTATCTATTGTGTTATCTACTCCATAATTTTCCTGATACTCTCTATCTACTCCATGAAGAAAAGGGGGGTTAAAGCTTAA
- a CDS encoding rhomboid family intramembrane serine protease, translating to MVNYLILFNFIFFLATILSGGFTVSNLLRLGAKYGPLIAYGEWQRLVICIFLHGNLWHLLFNSYALYQLGHLVEGIFGQRKFLGIYFLCGLSGSVFSYFLNYQQVGVGASGAIFGLAGALFAGGMKHRNTPLNRLALNILPFIIINLVIGLAVPTIDNAAHIGGLLCGMLLGWLLPVGVSWRRWQKTVEEIAYWLTILFVGFSFLSFFTPFFGWRTTASLDDVVVFHNAFQGFLLRIENGQQVRPEEVSRLVAPDGRARSLQEKLLRFLSGSGGIALWQEIRSEFLEWREDVLKRYRGLIYER from the coding sequence ATGGTTAATTACCTGATTCTCTTTAATTTTATCTTTTTTCTGGCCACGATTTTAAGTGGTGGTTTTACAGTTTCCAATCTTTTGCGATTGGGGGCCAAATACGGCCCCCTTATCGCTTATGGAGAATGGCAGCGGCTGGTTATTTGCATATTTTTGCATGGGAATTTGTGGCATTTGCTTTTCAATTCTTATGCCCTTTATCAATTGGGACACCTGGTGGAGGGAATTTTTGGGCAAAGGAAATTTTTGGGGATTTATTTTCTCTGTGGCTTGAGTGGAAGTGTTTTTTCTTATTTTCTGAATTATCAGCAAGTGGGTGTTGGTGCAAGTGGAGCGATATTTGGTCTGGCAGGTGCTCTTTTTGCAGGGGGGATGAAACACCGCAACACTCCTTTAAACCGCCTGGCCCTGAACATCTTGCCGTTCATAATTATTAACCTGGTGATTGGTTTGGCGGTGCCCACCATAGACAATGCTGCACACATAGGTGGCCTTCTGTGTGGCATGTTGCTTGGCTGGCTGCTTCCAGTAGGTGTTTCCTGGCGAAGGTGGCAGAAAACTGTAGAAGAGATTGCATACTGGTTGACTATCCTTTTTGTGGGCTTCAGCTTTCTTTCCTTTTTTACACCCTTTTTTGGTTGGCGGACTACTGCTTCTCTTGACGATGTGGTAGTTTTTCACAATGCTTTTCAGGGTTTTCTTTTGAGAATCGAAAACGGTCAGCAAGTCAGACCAGAGGAAGTTTCCCGTCTGGTTGCTCCGGATGGGAGGGCTCGCTCTTTGCAAGAGAAGCTACTCCGTTTCCTTTCAGGAAGTGGTGGTATTGCCCTGTGGCAGGAGATAAGGTCTGAATTTCTTGAATGGCGGGAGGATGTTCTAAAAAGATACCGGGGACTGATTTATGAGCGCTAA
- a CDS encoding diguanylate cyclase, giving the protein MRPKVLVVDDSQSIRWMIKDFLEERGFEVHTLEQGEDVFNVEDLASYHVLILDIVLPGIDGLTVCRKLREKKEFANLPILFITSLDNKEERIRFFEVGGNDYLLKPLDMRELLARVEVHAKVALYTRELEEKNKALEELNQRLQRIALFDTLTGLPNRRFFDQELEKWENNYLRYGVYYAILMADLDRFKQYNDSFGHPEGDRLLHRLGQVLSEKVRKGDFVARFGGEEFVALCAFTQHEEVVLVAERLRQAVEELQIEHPGNSPYGVVTVSCGVCGRERAKNRFDALRKADMALYRAKEAGRNRVICWLDED; this is encoded by the coding sequence ATGAGACCCAAAGTTCTGGTCGTTGACGATTCGCAATCCATTCGCTGGATGATTAAGGACTTTCTGGAAGAGCGGGGCTTTGAAGTGCATACCCTGGAGCAGGGGGAGGATGTATTCAACGTTGAGGATCTTGCTTCGTATCACGTCTTAATCCTGGATATCGTTCTTCCCGGCATCGACGGGTTAACGGTGTGTCGGAAGTTGCGAGAAAAAAAAGAGTTTGCCAATCTTCCTATACTGTTCATTACCTCGCTGGATAACAAAGAAGAGCGCATCAGATTTTTCGAGGTTGGGGGCAATGATTACTTGCTCAAGCCACTTGATATGAGAGAATTACTTGCCCGAGTTGAGGTTCATGCTAAAGTAGCGCTTTATACCAGGGAGCTGGAAGAGAAAAACAAGGCGCTTGAGGAGCTCAACCAGAGGTTACAGAGAATTGCCCTGTTTGATACCTTGACTGGCCTTCCCAATCGTCGTTTTTTTGATCAAGAACTGGAAAAGTGGGAGAACAACTACCTTCGCTACGGTGTCTATTATGCGATTTTAATGGCAGATCTTGACCGCTTCAAGCAATATAATGATTCTTTTGGGCATCCAGAAGGAGACCGCTTGCTGCATCGGTTGGGGCAGGTATTAAGTGAGAAAGTGCGCAAGGGGGATTTTGTGGCTCGGTTTGGCGGAGAGGAATTTGTAGCTTTGTGTGCTTTTACCCAACATGAGGAAGTAGTGCTGGTAGCCGAAAGATTGCGTCAAGCAGTGGAAGAGCTACAAATCGAGCATCCCGGTAATTCCCCTTATGGGGTGGTTACAGTTTCCTGTGGGGTGTGTGGTAGGGAACGAGCCAAAAACCGTTTTGATGCTTTGCGTAAGGCAGACATGGCTCTTTACCGGGCTAAAGAAGCGGGTCGCAATCGGGTGATTTGCTGGCTGGATGAAGATTAG
- a CDS encoding acyl-CoA dehydratase activase encodes MELYLGVDVGSVTTKFVLMDARKNIVASCYLKTSGDPIAALKEGLKYIKAHFPPQGEIKAVGTTGSARHLAGVVVGADIIKNEITAHAVAALTRVPEVRTVFEIGGQDSKLIIIRDGVVEDFAMNTICAAGTGSFLEHQAVRLNIPIEEFGKLALQAKQAVRIAGRCTVFAESDMIHKQQLGFGKAEIIKGLCEALVRNFMNNLATGKRIEDPIVFQGGVAANQGIVQAFRDFFGGKKKIIVPPEHGVMGAWGAAILAMEYAPARTAFQGFEVIEKSFKNFSFNCLDCPNSCEVVVLEEEGEVKALWGSRCGKWTPRSVTQKFKEDLSFVLEREVAFSDETQSSGR; translated from the coding sequence GTGGAACTTTATCTGGGTGTGGATGTTGGTTCGGTAACCACTAAGTTTGTACTTATGGATGCCAGAAAAAATATTGTAGCCAGCTGTTATTTGAAGACCAGTGGTGACCCCATTGCGGCGCTTAAAGAGGGTTTGAAGTACATTAAAGCGCATTTTCCTCCTCAGGGAGAGATAAAAGCGGTAGGTACGACGGGCAGTGCTCGTCACCTGGCTGGTGTGGTGGTGGGAGCGGATATCATCAAAAATGAAATAACGGCTCATGCAGTTGCCGCTTTGACCAGGGTTCCTGAAGTTAGAACTGTTTTTGAAATTGGGGGTCAGGATTCCAAGCTGATCATTATCAGAGATGGCGTGGTGGAAGACTTTGCAATGAACACCATATGTGCAGCGGGCACTGGGTCTTTCCTGGAGCACCAGGCAGTACGTCTGAATATACCAATTGAAGAGTTTGGGAAGCTTGCCTTACAGGCCAAGCAGGCGGTAAGAATTGCGGGAAGGTGTACAGTGTTTGCTGAATCGGACATGATTCATAAGCAGCAGTTAGGATTTGGAAAGGCAGAGATTATCAAAGGTTTGTGTGAGGCTCTGGTGCGCAACTTTATGAACAACTTAGCTACCGGTAAACGAATTGAAGACCCCATTGTCTTTCAGGGTGGTGTGGCTGCAAACCAGGGCATTGTGCAGGCATTTCGAGATTTCTTTGGAGGAAAGAAAAAAATCATCGTTCCTCCTGAACACGGAGTAATGGGGGCTTGGGGCGCGGCAATATTGGCTATGGAATATGCTCCAGCGCGGACTGCCTTTCAGGGGTTTGAGGTTATCGAAAAAAGCTTTAAGAACTTCAGCTTTAACTGTCTGGATTGTCCTAATTCCTGCGAAGTTGTGGTGCTGGAAGAAGAGGGTGAAGTTAAAGCCCTTTGGGGTTCACGGTGTGGTAAATGGACACCTCGGTCGGTGACTCAAAAATTTAAAGAAGACCTTTCTTTTGTCCTGGAGCGAGAAGTTGCCTTCTCAGATGAGACCCAAAGTTCTGGTCGTTGA
- a CDS encoding acyl-CoA dehydratase activase-related protein, whose translation MKATFPHLLHLDVALGFLYSSLGIDVVYPPPITKKTIDIGVKLAPQNACFPLKVTLGNFIESIEKGADTLFMAGGVGPCRFGYYAQIQRIILEDLGYQVRFVLLDHPRYGWIPFLQALRAMSGRVLSPLRLKRTVSLAWKILRFTEDLEAQRRALRCRVVDKDLLDNVIDGAIDRLRSVSSEAEFERIKREAEEAINALELHEAQKLLRVGIVGEVYVAQEKRINFNVEKLLGDLGVYVHNSVSTVEYVLHTLPFTKSKEKLEAWQMAKPYLRRFVGGEGIDSVGSTIRYAKQGFDGVVHLYPFTCMPEIVAKSVLTRVKEDFNLPILHLAIDEHSGEAGLITRVEAFVDVLERRKMNSKEKVEVW comes from the coding sequence TTGAAAGCAACTTTTCCTCACCTTTTGCATCTTGATGTGGCGCTGGGTTTTCTGTATTCTTCGCTGGGTATCGATGTAGTGTATCCACCACCCATCACAAAAAAGACGATTGATATCGGTGTTAAGCTGGCTCCGCAAAATGCCTGTTTTCCTCTGAAAGTCACTCTGGGTAATTTTATAGAAAGCATTGAAAAGGGAGCAGATACCCTTTTTATGGCAGGGGGGGTAGGTCCTTGCCGTTTCGGCTACTATGCCCAGATTCAAAGAATAATCCTTGAAGACCTGGGTTATCAAGTGCGCTTTGTGCTTCTGGACCACCCTCGTTATGGCTGGATACCCTTTCTGCAAGCTCTGAGAGCGATGAGTGGCAGAGTACTCTCGCCCCTGAGGCTTAAACGAACTGTGTCGCTGGCCTGGAAGATACTCCGTTTCACAGAAGATCTTGAAGCTCAGCGTAGGGCTCTCCGTTGCCGGGTGGTCGATAAAGACCTTCTGGATAATGTTATTGATGGCGCCATTGACCGCCTGCGTTCTGTGAGCAGCGAAGCTGAATTTGAACGCATCAAAAGGGAAGCTGAGGAGGCAATCAATGCCCTGGAATTACATGAAGCACAAAAACTTCTCCGAGTAGGCATTGTAGGGGAAGTGTATGTAGCTCAGGAAAAAAGAATTAATTTCAACGTTGAAAAGTTGCTGGGAGATCTGGGCGTTTATGTTCACAATTCGGTTTCCACGGTGGAATACGTTCTGCATACGTTGCCCTTTACCAAATCTAAAGAGAAGCTTGAAGCCTGGCAGATGGCCAAACCTTATCTGCGACGATTTGTGGGAGGAGAGGGCATAGATAGTGTGGGAAGTACCATTCGATATGCAAAACAGGGTTTTGACGGAGTGGTGCATCTCTACCCTTTTACCTGCATGCCAGAGATTGTTGCCAAAAGCGTTCTTACCAGAGTGAAAGAAGATTTTAATCTCCCTATTCTGCACCTGGCTATAGATGAGCATTCTGGAGAAGCAGGTTTGATTACCCGTGTAGAAGCCTTTGTAGATGTTCTGGAACGAAGGAAAATGAATAGCAAGGAAAAAGTGGAGGTCTGGTGA
- a CDS encoding acyl-CoA dehydratase activase-related protein, with the protein MKKVGLPRGLLFYRFYFLWKTFLEELGFEVVVSPPTNKEVVHWGLTNSVDEICFPVKVFLGHVFSLIDRVDFLFLPRMVSFHKNEYNCPKILGLPDIVRNLFRYPDENLLDSEVNMRDRGVRGWLQGYLEIGRKLGKSERETMRALSLAEEKHRSFREQVRSGLLPEVLIDGKKPFPSFPEKVLLLGHPYLVSDSYINMNLVQKLADLGFSVFTSEMLPEKDIRKALKLVPKISFWTISNEILGTALHFIRNRGEGVQGLIHLVSFECGPDSLVGEVIERVLKREREELPYLRLEIDEHTGEAGVVTRLEAFVDMIRWRRREVESNFSSPFAS; encoded by the coding sequence ATGAAGAAAGTAGGCCTTCCCAGAGGATTGTTGTTTTATCGATTTTACTTTTTGTGGAAGACTTTTCTGGAAGAGCTGGGCTTCGAAGTGGTGGTTTCGCCACCTACTAACAAGGAAGTTGTGCATTGGGGACTTACCAACAGCGTTGATGAGATTTGTTTTCCAGTTAAAGTTTTTCTGGGTCATGTTTTTTCTTTGATTGACCGGGTGGATTTTTTGTTTTTACCCAGAATGGTGAGCTTCCATAAAAACGAGTATAATTGCCCCAAAATTCTGGGACTCCCAGATATTGTTCGCAACCTGTTTCGGTATCCTGATGAAAATCTGCTGGATAGCGAAGTAAACATGCGGGATCGCGGAGTGCGAGGCTGGCTGCAAGGGTATCTGGAAATTGGGCGCAAACTGGGAAAGAGTGAACGAGAAACGATGCGTGCTCTTTCCCTGGCTGAAGAGAAGCACCGTTCTTTCAGGGAACAGGTTCGTTCTGGTTTACTTCCTGAAGTTCTCATCGACGGCAAAAAACCTTTTCCCTCTTTTCCAGAAAAGGTTCTTCTCCTCGGTCATCCCTATCTGGTTAGTGATAGCTACATCAATATGAACCTTGTGCAAAAGCTGGCTGACCTGGGTTTCTCGGTGTTTACTTCGGAAATGCTTCCTGAAAAAGATATTCGCAAAGCACTCAAGCTGGTGCCCAAAATCAGTTTCTGGACTATTTCCAATGAAATCCTGGGCACAGCTTTGCACTTTATCCGCAATCGTGGGGAAGGAGTTCAGGGTTTGATACATCTTGTTTCTTTCGAGTGTGGTCCGGATTCGCTGGTTGGGGAGGTAATTGAACGTGTCCTGAAAAGAGAAAGAGAAGAGTTGCCCTATTTGCGCCTGGAAATTGACGAACATACTGGAGAAGCAGGCGTGGTAACTCGTTTGGAAGCTTTTGTAGACATGATTCGATGGAGGCGAAGAGAGGTTGAAAGCAACTTTTCCTCACCTTTTGCATCTTGA